The genomic segment AAATACTGCCATATCGGACTCTCCTTTCTTTTTCGCACGTCTGCCAATTAGGGCAGTCAGCCAGAGTTTACCTCTTTCTGTTTTTTATCTGCCTGTGATACCGCATGAATTTATTACAAAAGTAACATGCGGCCGCGATTCAGCCTGATATGCAACGCTGTCCACAGCCTTTTTTTGCTGTGGACAGCGTTAAATATTTCTTTATAAGTTATCTGATATTACAAAATTAAATTTTTTTCCAGCTCTTGATTCCTGTTGTCACTATGATTATTATTTCATGATCAGATAGCTGTAATCATCGATCACTGCACAGATCAGTCTGCGAAGACCTTCGTACAACTTATCATTTGCATCATCTGCCTTGCAGTCGGAAATCCGACCAAGGAGACGAACCTTGCACTCTTTTGTCTCCGGATTGATCACTGCAAATCCATCATTTGTGCTGTCTGCCATATCTGCCTCAGAAGCAAATAATGTGAATTTATCCTTGTACGGTGCACTTGCATATGGACAGAAGCTCTTGCAGTTGCCGCATTCGTTACACATATAATCTACATGGATCACCTGATTCATTGCCATTCCCGGAACTTTGATGGAGATGTTTGCTCTGTTTGGACATACATCTACACAATTCTCACAGACTTTATTACAGGTCAGACAGCGCTCACTTTCGTTCGCAGCGTCCTTGCTTTCTTTGAGTATTGCTTTTTTGGAGTAACAGTCTTTTTCTGTTCCCGGTACAGGCTGTCCTTTTACAATATCATGTCCAAGGATTGCTTTTGCAGCAACCTGTGCGTCGCGGATCGCTTCTACGATCGTAGCAGCTCCCCTTGCACCGTCACCGACAACGTAAACGCCTTCTGCACTTGTCTCCATTGTCTTATCATTGATGCGGGCTTTTCCACGCTCATTGACCGCAATACCATTTGCTTCATAGAACTCAGTCGGAACTTTCTCGCCAACTGCAACAATCACTGTATCAGCCAAAACTTCTTCTGTTTCGCCCGTTTCTGTTACACCTGCACGTCCGGAAGCATCCATGCTGCCAAGTTCCATCTTCTTACAGAGCAGTTTGCCGTTTTCCAGAGATACAGGAGAAAGAAGTTCTTTGAACTCTACGCCCTCTTCCAGTACTTCTAGTAACTCATCTTCTGCTGCTGGCATATAGCGTTTGGTTCTTCTGTATACCAGGTAAACATGTTCTACACCTTCTGTACGTTTCGCAGCTCTTGCAGTATCCATGGCAGTGTTACCGCCACCGATCACAACTACGTTTTTACCCAGCGCAACCTTACCGTCAGTTGCTTTGAAATCTCTTAAGAATTTCAGAGCGTTGATGGTTTCACCCTTTTCAAGCTTCAGAGTACCCGGTTTATTTGCACCTGTTGCAACGATCACTGCGTCATAACCCTGTGCTTTTAATTCCTGTACAGATTTCACTTCTGTACCTGTTTTGATCTCCACACCCATCTTCTGGATGAAGGAAACATCTTTATCGATTGCATCATCAGAGATACGGAATCCCGGGATCACATAACGGATCACGCCGCCGGCTTTCTCTTCTTTCTCAAATACTGTTACAGAAGCACCTGCTCTTGCAAGGAAGTATGCAGAAGCAATACCTGCAGGACCTGCACCTACAACAGCTACTTTCTTACCGTCTGCTGTGCCTGCTTTGATCTCACCGATCACTGTATCATATCCGTTTTGTGCTGCGATGAGCTTAGTGTTGCGGATATTTACAGGTTCTTCATAGAAGTTACGTGTACATTTGTACATACAGTTGTGCGCACAGAGAGTACCTGTGATAAATGGAAGTGCATTTTTCTCAAGGATAACTCTTAATGCCTGTACATAATCGCCTTCTCCTGCCAGCTTCACATAGGTTGTGATATCCTGGTGGATCGGACATCCTTCTTCGCATGGAGCAAAGAAACAGTCAAGGAGCGGAACCTCTGAATCTGTTTTTCTCTTAGGAAGCGGTTTGATGCTCTTTACATGGTGAGCATCTTTTTTCGCATCCTCGGCCAACTGCTCAAGTGCAGCTACATCAATACCTTTCCATTCTTTTACACCGTCAGCCATTACTTTCTCTGCCATCTGGGTAAATCTCTGATATCCGCCCGGCTTCAGAAGTGTAGTTGCCACTGTTACAGGCCATACACCACATCCGACGATACGGTCGATATTATAGTAATCAGCACCGCCTGAATAAGCGATACGGAGTTTTCCGTCAAATTCCCGGGAAAGTCTGGCTGCAAGAGAAATAGATAACGGGAAAAGAGATTTTCCGGACATATACATTTC from the Blautia wexlerae DSM 19850 genome contains:
- the ygfK gene encoding putative selenate reductase subunit YgfK, giving the protein MSEVMTCMPFEQLMNWVLEEKKTKGTVFGQHRAYAAETDRKLNIFERNLETPIGPAAGPHTQLTQNIVASYYAGARFFELKTVQKMDGAELAACINRPCILADDEGYNCEWSTELYVPQAMGEYIKAWFILHVIAKEFDLGAQDGFQFNISVGYDLAGIKEPKVNTFIDSMMEAKDTEIFKECKQWLLDNVDKFEKVTKEDIEAIPSDICNSATISTLHGCPPNEIESIANHLFKEKHLNTFIKCNPTLLGYEFARKTMDDMGYDYMVFGDFHFKDDLQYEDAIPMFKRLQALADELNLAFGVKITNTFPVDVTRNELPSEEMYMSGKSLFPLSISLAARLSREFDGKLRIAYSGGADYYNIDRIVGCGVWPVTVATTLLKPGGYQRFTQMAEKVMADGVKEWKGIDVAALEQLAEDAKKDAHHVKSIKPLPKRKTDSEVPLLDCFFAPCEEGCPIHQDITTYVKLAGEGDYVQALRVILEKNALPFITGTLCAHNCMYKCTRNFYEEPVNIRNTKLIAAQNGYDTVIGEIKAGTADGKKVAVVGAGPAGIASAYFLARAGASVTVFEKEEKAGGVIRYVIPGFRISDDAIDKDVSFIQKMGVEIKTGTEVKSVQELKAQGYDAVIVATGANKPGTLKLEKGETINALKFLRDFKATDGKVALGKNVVVIGGGNTAMDTARAAKRTEGVEHVYLVYRRTKRYMPAAEDELLEVLEEGVEFKELLSPVSLENGKLLCKKMELGSMDASGRAGVTETGETEEVLADTVIVAVGEKVPTEFYEANGIAVNERGKARINDKTMETSAEGVYVVGDGARGAATIVEAIRDAQVAAKAILGHDIVKGQPVPGTEKDCYSKKAILKESKDAANESERCLTCNKVCENCVDVCPNRANISIKVPGMAMNQVIHVDYMCNECGNCKSFCPYASAPYKDKFTLFASEADMADSTNDGFAVINPETKECKVRLLGRISDCKADDANDKLYEGLRRLICAVIDDYSYLIMK